In Rhodoferax sediminis, the sequence GAAGCCCGACAGTGCGGCATCCGCATCCACGTCTTCGCCCAGTCCGCGCACATAGCGGTTGACGCGCCAGGCGTCGGGCCAGTCCGCCTCGACGGCCACTGCGGTAAAGCCCTTGTCGACGATCAGGCGCCGCGTGATGGCGGCGCGATCGGCATAGAACTCCTGCGTCCCATGCGAGGCCTCACCCAGCAGGGCGAAGCGGCTCGCGCCGATCAGTTCCAGCAAGCCGTCGTATTCGCCGTCGCTGCCGTCCAGCAGACCGAGGTGGGGGAGCAGGCCCGCCAGCAGCGGGTCGGCGCGCTGCGCATGCGCGGGGGGTGATGTGTTGTTGCCATGGCCGCGACTCCTGTGTCGTCTTACCGCGCATCGTGCGCATGCTCGCGCCGCGCTTGCTCAAGCAGCGTGCGCACCTCGTCGTCGCTTGCCTGCGGGAAGTCTTCGTACCACAGGCCCACGGCACGAAATGGCTCGGGCATGGCGGCGCACACGATCTCATCGGCCTGGTCCTGCAGGGCCTCGCAGGTATCCCGTGCGCCGACCGGCACCGCCACCACCAGGTGGGCCGGATGCTGTTGGCGGATGGCCAGCAGAGCCGCCCGCATGGTGGAGCCGGTGGCCAGGCCGTCGTCGACCACGATGACGGTGCGCCCGCGCAGCGGCACGCCGGGCCGCTGGCTGCGGTAGAGCTGTTCCCTGCGCACCAGTTCGACCTGTTCGCGCTCGATCACCGCCGCTATTGCCTGCGGCGAGATATTGGCGCCCGGCAGCGGGTTCATGACGCGCACGCCGCCGCTGGCGATGGCGCCCATGGCGTATTCCTCATGCCCGGGATAGCCGAGCTTGCGCACCACGAAGACATCCAGCGGCGCCTGCAATGCGCACGCCACTTCAAACCCTACAGCCACCCCGCCGCGCGGCAGGGCCAGCACCAGCAGGCCCGGCCGGCCCCGATAGTGCTCCAGCTTCTCGGCCAGCACGCGGCCGGCCTGGTGGCGGTCGTGATAGGGCAGTTGGTCGGCTGTCATGATGCGTGCGCCGTCACGGTGAGGTGCGCCGCGAACCACGCGGCGGCCAGCGCCGCGGCCTGCTCCAGCGTGCCGGGTTCCTCGAACAGGTGGCTGGCGCCGGGCACGATGGCCAGCTGCTTCTCGCATCGCAGCAGCGCGCAGGCCTGCTCATTGAGCTCGATGACGTCATGATCGACGCCACCGACAATCAGCAAGGTGGGCGCGGTGACGGCGGCGAGCGCTGCCGGGCCGGCCAGATCGGGCCGCCCGCCGCGCGACACCACCGCCTGGATCCCCCCGCCCAGCCGCGCGGCGGCAATCAAGGCCGCGGCGCTGCCGGTGCTGGCGCCGAAGTAGCCGATACCCGCGTACCGCAGGCCCGGCTGCGTGAGCGCCCAGGCCGTGGCATCCTGCATCCGCCGTGTCAGCAGCGGAATGTCGAAGCGGTGTTCGCGTGTGTGGACATCCACCTGCTCTTCCTGCGCTGTGAGCAGGTCGAACAGCAAGGTGGCGATGCCGCGCAGTTGCAGTTGCCGGGCAACGTAGCGGTTGCGGGCGCTGTGCCGCCCGCTGCCGCTGCCATGGGCGAACAGCACCAGCCCGTCGAACGTTGGCGGCTGGGCCAAGTCGCCCTGCAGCCACACCTTGCCCGAGGGAATTCGCACCTCACGGCTCGAAATCGCGGATGTCGTGTTGTCCATCACCTTCTCAGGGCCGGCGGGGTCCTGCCTCGAAAATCAGGTACCGCGCAATGCAGACCATGGCAGATCATTTCCCGTTTTGCGCAAAAAGTCCAATACGATCGAGAGGCTCATTTTTTGAAGAAAATAGGCGTCCAGCCCTCATGGAACAGCAGCATGTTGCTATGAAAAAAGGAGTAACACCGCCTGAGCGCGAGTAGGGCGCTTGATCTGAATCAACTGCCGGGCGCAAGCGCGCTGTGGCCCAAAAACCGTGCAATACCATCGGCGTCCTTTACGACTGGACTCGTTTAGTGCAGGTGGTGCAGATAGGTTTAATTTCAGATTTCTGGAGAGGGGAGCATGAAGCTGATGCTTTTCCCGGAAAAGCTT encodes:
- a CDS encoding phosphoribosyltransferase; its protein translation is MTADQLPYHDRHQAGRVLAEKLEHYRGRPGLLVLALPRGGVAVGFEVACALQAPLDVFVVRKLGYPGHEEYAMGAIASGGVRVMNPLPGANISPQAIAAVIEREQVELVRREQLYRSQRPGVPLRGRTVIVVDDGLATGSTMRAALLAIRQQHPAHLVVAVPVGARDTCEALQDQADEIVCAAMPEPFRAVGLWYEDFPQASDDEVRTLLEQARREHAHDAR
- a CDS encoding dienelactone hydrolase family protein; this encodes MSSREVRIPSGKVWLQGDLAQPPTFDGLVLFAHGSGSGRHSARNRYVARQLQLRGIATLLFDLLTAQEEQVDVHTREHRFDIPLLTRRMQDATAWALTQPGLRYAGIGYFGASTGSAAALIAAARLGGGIQAVVSRGGRPDLAGPAALAAVTAPTLLIVGGVDHDVIELNEQACALLRCEKQLAIVPGASHLFEEPGTLEQAAALAAAWFAAHLTVTAHAS